The genomic window TTCGGGTACTACCTCGAAGTCACCCGGCGGGAGCTCGAAAAGGTGCCCGCCCACTACGCCCGCCGGCAGACGCTGGCCAGCGCCGAGCGCTTCGTGACCGAGGAGCTCAAGGACCGCGAGCGGGAGATCCTGGCCGCCGAGGACAGTCTGCGCCGGCGGGAACAGGATCTCTACGAGGGCCTGCGCGCCGCGGTTCAGGAACGCGCCGCGACGCTGTTGCGCGCGGCGCGGGCGCTGGGGGAGCTCGACGCGCTGGCGTCGCTGGCGCAGGTGTCCATGGAGCGCGGCTACGCCCGGCCCGACGTGGACACCGGCCTGGGCCTGGAGATCACCGACCTCCGCCACCCGGTGCTCGAGGCGGGCATGCCGCCCGGGCAGTTCGTTCCCAACGACGTGCGCACCGACCCGGCCGACAACCAGATCCTGCTCTTGACCGGGCCCAACATGGCGGGCAAGTCCACCTACCTGCGCAGCGTGGGCCAGGCCGTGGTGATGGCCCAGGCGGGCTGCTTCCTGCCGGCGCAGGCGGCGCGGGTGGGGGTGGTGGACCGGATCTTCACCCGAATGGGCGCCAGCGACGACATCACCCGCGGCGCGTCCACCTTCTGGGTGGAGATGCGCGAGGTATCCACGCTGCTGGAGGAGGCCTCGCCGCGCAGCCTGCTGCTGCTCGACGAGGTGGGGCGCGGCACCAGCACCTACGACGGCATGAGCCTGGCGTGGGCGCTCCTGGAGCACCTGCACGAGACGCCGCGCCTGCGCGCGCGCACCCTGTTCGCCACGCACTACCACGAGCTCACCGACCTGGCCTCGACGCTGGCGCGTCTGCGGAACCTGCACTGCCTGGTACGCGAGTGGCAGGGGGGCGTGACGTTCCTGCGCCGCATCGTGCCCGGGGCGGCGAGCCGCAGCTACGGCATCGAGGTGGCGCGCCTGGCCGGGGTGGGAGAGCCGGTGCTGCGACGCGCCAAGGAACTGCTGCGGCTCCTGGAGCGCCGCAGCGCCTCGGCGGGGCTGCTGGGTGAGCCGGTGCAGCTCACCCTGTTCGACGCCCGCCGCCAGGACCGCGCGGTGCTCGAAGCGCTCGAGACCATGGAGATCGACCGCATGACCCCACTGGAGGCGCTGGCCCGGCTGCACGAGCTGCGCACGATCCTCCTGGAGGATGCCGCGGTGCCCCCGGCCCTGCCGGCTCCCGGGGACGCGCCGGTCCCGCTCCTGCCGACCCCAGCGGACGCGCCGGCAGTACCGCGCCCGGCCGCCGGGGATACGCCGAGGCCATGAACTCGGCGCGCGTCCTGGTGGTGCGGGAGGACAGCGCCGCGGTCGCCGCCGCGTTGCGCCTCGAGTTTCCGGAAGTCGAGTTCGCCGCGGCGCCCGTGGCGGAGGAGCTTCCCGACGGCACCCTCGAGCACGACGTCCTGGTCAGCTTCCAGCTGCCGGCCGCCTGGGTACCGAGGCTTCCGTGCCTGCGGTGGGTGCATTCCCCCGGCGCGGGCGTGGACCGGATCGTGGGCGCGACCGGACTGCCGCCCGGGGTGCGCATCACCCGCACCTGCGCCGACTTCGGCCGGCAGATCGGCGAGTTCGTGCTGGCGGCCTTGATGGACCACGCCACGCAGGCCCCGCGCTGGCGCGCCGCCGTCGCCGCGCGGCGCTGGGATCGCGACCGCCGCCCGCTGGCGTGCGGCCGCCGTGCGCTGGTGGTGGGCTTGGGAGACATCGGGGGCGCCGTCGCGGAACTGCTCCGCGCCGCGGGCTTCGAGGTGCACGGCGTGAGCCGCGGAGGGCGGGCCCACGCGGCGTGCGCCCGCGTCACCGCGATGGGCGGCCTCGACGGCGAGCTGTCCGAAGCCGACTACGTAGTGCTGGCGCTGCCGCTCACCCCCGGCACGTGCGGCATGTTCCACGCCGGGCGCCTCTCCCGGCTGCGCCCGTCCGCGGTGCTGGTCAACGTGGCCCGCGCGGAGGTGGTGGAGGAGGCGGCGCTGGCCGCCGCGCTGGATTCCGGCGCGCTCGCCGCGGCGTACCTGGATGTGCTCTGGCGCGAACCGCCGGCCGCCGCAGACCCGTGGTGGACGCGCCGCAACGTGACCCTGACCCCGCACATCGCGGGAGTGACCGAGACGGGAGCCCTGGTGACTGAATTCCGTGAGAACCTGCGCCGATACCTGCGCGGAGAACCGCTGCTCAACGAGGTGGACCGTGCGCTCGGGTACTAGCCTCGCGTGCGGCGCGACGGCCGGCCCCGCGGGCGGGGGCGCCACGCTCCGTGCGGCCGCGCTCCGGGCGGCCGCCCTCCTGCGAATCACGTTCCTGGGCGCGGCGCTCCTGGGGGTGGTGTCGCTGCCGGCGCCCGCGGCGCGGGCCGGCACGCCCGCGCCTCCGGCAGCCGTGCTCCGATTCGACCCGGCGCGCATGATCGGGGTGGACGAGCTGCGCCCCGGCATGACCGGCGTGGCGCGCACCGTGTTCCACGGCGACAGCATCGAGGAATTCGCGGTCGAGGTGTTGAGCGTCATCCGCCACGCCAGCAGCGACGGCGACATCATCCTGGTCCGCTGCCGGGGGGAGAAGGTGGAGCATACGGGCGTGGCCGCGGGCATGAGCGGGAGCCCGGTGTACTTCGGCGGGCGGCTGGCGGGGGCCATCGCGCTGGGCTGGCCCTTCAGCAAGGACCCGGTGGCCGGCGTCACGCCCATCGCACAGATGATCGAGGCCACCACGGTGACCGACGCGGCGCGGCGGATCGAGCTGGATCCGGGCCCCGCGCAGCCGGGCCGCCGGGGCACGCCCGCGCCGCTGTGGTACGGCCTCCGCGCCCGCTCGGCCGCGGCGGCGGCCCTCGCAGAGTCGTTGCTGTCCGGCCTGGGCGCCGCTGCCGTGGACGTGATGACATTCGCGCCCGCGGCGGGGGAGGCCGCCGCCGGTGACCGCCTGCTCCCCGGCGCGGCCGTGGGCATCTCGCTGGCATCCGGGGACCTCGACCTCACCGCCGTGGGCACAGTGACGCTGCGCCAGGGCGACCAGGTCCTGTGCTTC from Candidatus Eisenbacteria bacterium includes these protein-coding regions:
- a CDS encoding D-2-hydroxyacid dehydrogenase yields the protein MNSARVLVVREDSAAVAAALRLEFPEVEFAAAPVAEELPDGTLEHDVLVSFQLPAAWVPRLPCLRWVHSPGAGVDRIVGATGLPPGVRITRTCADFGRQIGEFVLAALMDHATQAPRWRAAVAARRWDRDRRPLACGRRALVVGLGDIGGAVAELLRAAGFEVHGVSRGGRAHAACARVTAMGGLDGELSEADYVVLALPLTPGTCGMFHAGRLSRLRPSAVLVNVARAEVVEEAALAAALDSGALAAAYLDVLWREPPAAADPWWTRRNVTLTPHIAGVTETGALVTEFRENLRRYLRGEPLLNEVDRALGY